One window from the genome of Procambarus clarkii isolate CNS0578487 chromosome 90, FALCON_Pclarkii_2.0, whole genome shotgun sequence encodes:
- the LOC138359287 gene encoding zinc finger protein 84-like, with protein sequence MKINLISHTRVHTGDKANQCSKRQKYFTNKGSLVTHMRGHTGEKPYQCSECQKYFATKSYLVTHMRVHTGDKPYQCSECHKHFATKSHLVTHMRVHTGDKPYQCSECQKYFTVKSSLVTHMRVHTGDKPYQCSECQKYFTVKSSLVTHMRVHTGDKPYQCSECHKHFATKSHLVTHMKVHTGDKPYQCSECQKYFATKSYLVIHMRVHTGDKPYQCSECQKYFATKSHLVTHMKVHTGDKPYQCSECQKCYTTKSSLVTHMRVHTGDNPYQCSECQKYYTTKSSLVRHMRVHTGDKPYQCSECQKYFARKCSLVTHMRGHTGDNPYQCSECQKYFATKSYLVRHMRVHTGDKPYQCSECQKYFATKSHLVTHMRVHTGDKPYQCSECQKKYTSKSSLVTHMRGHTGDKPYQCSECQKYFATKRYLVTHMRVHIGDKPYQCSECQKKYTTKSSLVTHMRVHTGDKPYQCSECQKYVATKSYLVTHMRVHTGDKPYQCSECQKYFATKSYLVTHMRVHTGDKPYQCSECQKYFSRKQNLVEHTKIHIKY encoded by the exons ATGAAAATAAACCTTATATCACACACGAGAGTTCACACAGGAGATAAAGCGAATCAGTGTTCAAAGCGTCAGAAATATTTTACCAATAAAGGCTCTCTTGTTACACACATGAGAGGTCACACAGGAGAAAAACCTTATCAGTGCTCCGAGTGTCAGAAATATTTTGCCACTAAAAGCTATCTTGTTACACAC ATGAGAGTTCATACAGGAGATAAACCGTATCAATGTTCAGAGTGTCATAAACATTTTGCCACTAAAAGCCATCTTGTTACACACATGAGAGTTCACACTGGAGATAAACCGTATCAGTGTTCTGAGTGTCAGAAATATTTTACCGTTAAAAGCTCTCTTGTTACTCACATGAGAGTTCATACAGGAGATAAACCGTATCAGTGTTCTGAGTGTCAGAAATATTTTACCGTTAAAAGCTCTCTTGTTACTCACATGAGAGTTCATACAGGAGATAAACCGTATCAATGTTCAGAGTGTCATAAACATTTTGCCACTAAAAGCCATCTTGTTACACACATGAAAGTTCATACAGGAGATAAACCGTATCAGTGTTCAGAGTGTCAGAAATATTTTGCCACTAAAAGCTATCTTGTTATACACATGAGAGTTCATACAGGAGATAAACCGTATCAGTGTTCAGAGTGTCAGAAATATTTTGCCACTAAAAGCCATCTTGTTACACACATGAAAGTTCATACAGGAGATAAACCGTATCAGTGTTCAGAGTGTCAGAAATGTTATACCACTAAAAGCTCTCTTGTTACACACATGAGAGTTCATACAGGAGATAATCCGTATCAGTGTTCAGAGTGTCAGAAATATTATACCACTAAAAGCTCTCTTGTTAGACACATGAGAGTTCATACAGGAGATAAACCGTATCAGTGTTCAGAGTGTCAGAAATATTTTGCCCGtaaatgctctcttgttacacACATGAGAGGTCATACAGGAGATAATCCGTATCAGTGTTCAGAGTGTCAGAAATATTTTGCCACTAAAAGCTATCTTGTTAGACACATGAGAGTTCATACAGGAGATAAACCGTATCAGTGTTCAGAGTGTCAGAAATATTTTGCCACTAAAAGCCATCTTGTTACACACATGAGGGTTCATACAGGAGATAAACCGTATCAGTGTTCAGAGTGTCAGAAAAAATATACCTCTAAAAGCTCTCTTGTTACACACATGAGAGGTCATACAGGAGATAAACCGTATCAGTGTTCAGAGTGTCAGAAATATTTTGCCACTAAACGCTATCTTGTTACACACATGAGAGTTCATATAGGAGATAAACCGTATCAGTGTTCAGAGTGTCAGAAAAAATATACCACTAAAAGCTCTCTTGTTACACACATGAGAGTTCATACAGGAGATAAACCGTATCAGTGTTCAGAGTGTCAGAAATATGTTGCCACTAAAAGCTATCTTGTTACACACATGAGAGTTCATACAGGAGATAAACCATATCAGTGTTCAGAGTGTCAGAAATATTTTGCCACTAAAAGCTATCTTGTTACACACATGAGAGTTCATACAGGAGATAAACCGTATCAGTGTTCAGAGTGTCAGAAATATTTTAGCAGAAAACAGAACCTTGTAGAACACACAAAAATTCATATCAAATATTAG